Proteins from one Candidatus Desulfovibrio trichonymphae genomic window:
- the dsrM gene encoding sulfate reduction electron transfer complex DsrMKJOP subunit DsrM, with the protein MFSSLLLVLLIGAIAWAGAATGFASLFGAALPYTATVIFIAGMVRRMTYWAMSPIPFCIPTTAGQEQSLAFIRQAKIDCPSSSAGVFARMFLEVACFRSLFRNTQASVRGGDSATAGLGIVYYSSKWLWFFALVFHYCFLLVFIRHFRFFMEPAPSCISFLESLDGIMQTGSPRFFWTGALLLIALFFLLGRRIFNERLRYLSLLNDYFPLWLLIGIAGTGICLRYFDKTDIATVKIFIMGVTHFSPVSPEGIAPLFFVHITLVCTLLLYFPFSKLAHMAGIFFSPTRNLRADSRRTRRINPWNPPKQYFTYAKYEDAYRDAMAEAGLPLEKQPDKAAG; encoded by the coding sequence ATGTTTTCATCATTACTGCTGGTGCTGCTCATAGGGGCCATCGCCTGGGCGGGAGCGGCCACCGGGTTCGCCTCCCTGTTCGGCGCGGCGCTGCCGTATACGGCGACTGTCATCTTTATTGCCGGCATGGTCCGTCGCATGACGTACTGGGCAATGTCGCCGATTCCCTTCTGTATTCCCACCACAGCGGGGCAGGAACAGTCGCTTGCATTCATCAGACAGGCAAAAATTGACTGCCCGAGTTCATCAGCCGGCGTATTCGCGCGCATGTTTCTGGAAGTTGCCTGTTTCCGCTCTCTTTTCCGCAATACGCAGGCAAGCGTGCGTGGCGGAGACTCCGCGACGGCCGGGCTCGGCATTGTCTATTATTCATCAAAATGGTTATGGTTTTTCGCCCTGGTTTTTCATTATTGCTTCTTGCTGGTCTTTATCCGCCATTTCCGTTTCTTTATGGAACCTGCGCCTTCCTGTATCTCCTTTCTGGAATCTCTTGACGGCATTATGCAAACAGGTTCCCCGCGTTTTTTCTGGACAGGCGCCCTGCTGCTCATTGCGCTGTTCTTTCTGCTCGGACGGCGCATATTCAACGAACGGCTGCGCTATCTCTCACTGCTTAATGACTATTTTCCGCTCTGGCTGCTCATCGGCATCGCTGGCACAGGCATCTGCCTGCGTTATTTTGATAAAACGGACATAGCCACGGTCAAAATTTTCATCATGGGCGTCACGCATTTTTCACCGGTCTCGCCGGAAGGCATCGCCCCTCTCTTTTTTGTGCACATTACCCTTGTCTGCACGCTTTTACTCTATTTTCCCTTCTCCAAACTCGCGCACATGGCCGGCATATTTTTCAGCCCCACACGCAACTTGCGGGCCGACTCGCGCCGAACGCGGCGCATCAACCCCTGGAATCCGCCCAAACAGTATTTTACTTACGCCAAGTACGAGGATGCCTACCGCGACGCCATGGCCGAAGCCGGCCTGCCGCTGGAAAAACAACCCGACAAGGCAGCCGGGTAA
- the dsrK gene encoding sulfate reduction electron transfer complex DsrMKJOP subunit DsrK: MAKLPAPQMLIASRPDFPDQRWLDVKPEFTPGTFCYPAKKDTMEILHMPNPHEWDPTADDWGLPENWEKILCDAFADRLEKHRSLKLFMDICVRCGACADKCHFFLGTNDPKNMPVLRAELLRSLYRRDHTMLGKLLGRKAGARKWDKNIVKELFYYAYQCTECRRCSLFCPYGIDTAEITMIVRELLHEVGLGIHWIMDPVKNCSFTGNHLGIQPHSFVEIVEMLADDCETITGIRPKTPFNKKNAEILFITPSGDVFADPGIYTFMGYLMLFHELDLDYTFSTYASEGGNFGSFTTFNMAKKLNAKMYAEAERLNVKWLLGGECGHMWRVLNQYMDTYNGPTPANMIPPVSPVTGTTFHNAASTKMVHIAEFTADLIYHNKLKLDPGRNDHIITTFHDSCNPSRGMGLLDEPRYVLKAVCNNFIEMPENTIREQTFCCGAGSGLNTEEIMELRMRAGMPRGNALRYVQQKFGVNHMACICAIDRATLPPLANYWAPGVTVGGLHELVANALVMKGETKRTMDLRQEDLPGADGDEPADASAPRGRTNKNV, from the coding sequence ATGGCAAAATTACCTGCGCCGCAAATGCTCATCGCCAGTCGACCGGACTTTCCGGATCAGCGCTGGCTTGACGTAAAGCCCGAGTTTACGCCGGGCACCTTTTGTTACCCGGCCAAAAAAGATACCATGGAAATTCTGCACATGCCCAACCCGCACGAGTGGGATCCCACGGCCGACGACTGGGGCCTGCCGGAAAACTGGGAAAAAATTCTCTGTGACGCCTTTGCCGACAGACTTGAAAAACATCGCTCGCTGAAGCTCTTTATGGACATTTGCGTGCGCTGCGGCGCCTGCGCGGACAAATGTCACTTTTTTCTCGGCACCAATGATCCCAAAAACATGCCGGTGCTGCGGGCGGAACTTCTGCGTTCGCTCTATCGCCGCGACCACACCATGCTCGGCAAACTTCTGGGCAGAAAAGCCGGCGCGCGCAAGTGGGATAAAAACATTGTCAAAGAGCTGTTCTACTATGCCTATCAGTGCACTGAATGCCGCCGCTGTTCGCTGTTCTGCCCCTACGGCATCGACACGGCCGAAATCACCATGATCGTGCGCGAACTTTTGCATGAAGTGGGTCTGGGCATCCACTGGATTATGGACCCTGTAAAAAATTGCAGCTTCACGGGCAACCATCTGGGCATTCAGCCGCATTCTTTTGTAGAAATAGTGGAAATGCTGGCGGACGACTGCGAAACAATCACCGGTATCCGCCCCAAAACGCCCTTTAACAAAAAAAATGCGGAAATTCTCTTCATTACGCCTTCAGGAGACGTCTTCGCGGATCCGGGCATCTACACCTTCATGGGCTATCTCATGCTTTTCCATGAGCTTGACCTCGACTATACGTTTTCCACCTATGCCTCGGAAGGCGGCAACTTCGGCTCGTTCACAACATTCAACATGGCCAAAAAACTGAACGCCAAGATGTATGCGGAAGCCGAACGCCTGAACGTCAAATGGCTGCTTGGCGGAGAATGCGGGCATATGTGGCGCGTGCTCAACCAGTATATGGACACCTACAACGGCCCGACGCCGGCAAACATGATTCCCCCCGTGTCGCCCGTCACAGGCACGACGTTCCACAATGCGGCGTCAACAAAAATGGTGCACATAGCGGAATTCACGGCCGACCTGATTTATCACAACAAACTCAAGCTTGATCCTGGCCGCAACGACCATATTATCACCACCTTCCACGACTCCTGTAACCCCTCGCGCGGCATGGGTCTTCTTGACGAGCCGCGCTATGTGCTCAAGGCCGTATGCAATAATTTCATAGAAATGCCCGAAAACACCATTCGCGAGCAAACCTTCTGCTGCGGGGCAGGTTCAGGCCTGAACACCGAGGAGATTATGGAACTGCGCATGCGCGCCGGCATGCCGCGCGGCAATGCCCTGCGCTATGTGCAGCAAAAATTCGGCGTCAACCACATGGCCTGCATCTGCGCCATTGACCGCGCGACGCTGCCGCCGCTCGCCAATTACTGGGCACCCGGCGTGACGGTAGGCGGACTGCACGAACTGGTGGCAAACGCCCTCGTTATGAAAGGCGAAACCAAACGCACCATGGATCTGCGCCAGGAAGATCTGCCCGGCGCGGACGGGGACGAGCCTGCGGATGCGTCCGCGCCGCGGGGGAGGACGAATAAAAATGTATAA
- the dsrJ gene encoding sulfate reduction electron transfer complex DsrMKJOP subunit DsrJ, whose product MYNAKAVVAGIIIFVVLCTSPFWAAMTGQDYKKTGIVPPGDEKNCVENVTFMRAQHMRLLNEWRDEALRRENRTYITADGKKWTISLQNTCLKCHSNYKDFCQKCHVANSVDPYCWTCHIIPGENK is encoded by the coding sequence ATGTATAACGCCAAAGCTGTTGTCGCGGGCATCATCATCTTTGTGGTTCTGTGTACATCGCCGTTCTGGGCGGCTATGACAGGGCAGGACTACAAAAAAACAGGCATTGTGCCGCCCGGGGATGAAAAAAACTGCGTTGAAAATGTGACTTTCATGCGCGCCCAACACATGCGGTTGCTCAATGAATGGCGAGACGAGGCCCTGCGCAGGGAAAACCGCACGTATATTACGGCCGACGGCAAGAAATGGACCATCAGTCTGCAAAACACCTGTTTAAAATGCCACAGCAACTACAAGGATTTCTGCCAAAAATGCCATGTGGCCAACAGCGTTGATCCATATTGCTGGACTTGCCACATCATTCCCGGGGAGAACAAATAA
- the dsrO gene encoding sulfate reduction electron transfer complex DsrMKJOP subunit DsrO — MNKSRRSFLKTAGLSVCALSGGIAGVAGSPAAARSGIAPGRYGKGEKALRAKRWAMVIDTRKFCGPQDYEPLVEACRAAHNVPHIKGPQEIKWFWTDSYEHGFPDDMNEHLSKNVRESAYPLLCNHCGRPPCARVCPTQATYQMEDGIVAMDYHRCIGCRFCMAACPYGARSFNFKDPRKFLPDPVPNPAFPTRMIGVVEKCTFCAERLAAGQMPACVEASQGRILFGDLEDPDSTARQALATGYSIRRKPSLGTRPGVYYLI; from the coding sequence ATGAATAAAAGCAGACGAAGCTTTCTGAAAACGGCTGGTCTTTCTGTTTGCGCCCTGAGCGGCGGGATAGCCGGCGTTGCCGGTTCTCCCGCCGCGGCGCGCTCCGGAATCGCGCCCGGCCGCTATGGCAAGGGGGAAAAGGCTCTGCGCGCAAAACGCTGGGCCATGGTGATCGACACACGCAAATTTTGCGGACCGCAAGACTATGAACCACTGGTTGAGGCATGCCGCGCGGCGCACAATGTGCCCCACATCAAAGGCCCCCAGGAAATAAAATGGTTCTGGACTGACAGCTACGAACATGGATTTCCGGATGACATGAATGAACATTTAAGCAAAAATGTCCGTGAATCGGCCTATCCGTTGCTGTGCAACCACTGCGGCCGCCCACCCTGCGCGCGCGTTTGTCCGACACAGGCCACCTACCAAATGGAAGACGGCATTGTGGCGATGGATTACCACCGCTGCATAGGCTGCCGTTTCTGCATGGCGGCCTGTCCTTATGGAGCGCGTTCCTTCAACTTCAAGGACCCCCGCAAATTCCTGCCGGATCCCGTGCCGAATCCCGCATTCCCCACACGCATGATCGGCGTTGTTGAAAAATGCACATTCTGCGCGGAACGCCTTGCCGCTGGTCAGATGCCCGCCTGTGTGGAAGCGTCGCAGGGCCGCATTCTTTTCGGCGATCTGGAAGACCCCGATTCAACAGCGCGTCAGGCCCTTGCCACCGGTTACAGCATACGCCGCAAGCCGTCGCTCGGCACACGACCCGGCGTCTATTACCTCATTTAG
- the dsrP gene encoding sulfate reduction electron transfer complex DsrMKJOP subunit DsrP, whose amino-acid sequence MLEKLLSGPKTYYAWLLFLLCVIAGCGLVYLQQLRTGMTITGMSRDVSWGLYISQFTYFVGVAASAVMLVLPAYFHHYVKFKRMIIFGEFMAVAAVVMCALFIVVDMGQPQRLLNVILHPAPNSVMFYDMLVLIGYLMLNIVIGWVTLEAERLGVEPPKWIKPLIYLSILWAFSIHTVTAFLYAGVPGRHYWLTAIMAARFLSSAFCSGPAILLLLVFLTRRLTGFDPGKDAVKTLSTIIVYAMCINVFFYLLELFTAFYSNIPGHQEPISFLFTGHGGHLAWVSRWMWAAVAMAFLSLALLIPPSLRNNHALLPFALAMLVAATWIDKGLGLLIGGFTPNMYETITPYMPTFRETAVTFGIYAVGALVLSLLWKIALGVKQEANNFGD is encoded by the coding sequence ATGCTTGAAAAACTGCTTTCCGGTCCCAAGACCTATTATGCGTGGCTGCTCTTCCTGCTCTGCGTTATCGCGGGCTGCGGCCTTGTTTACCTGCAGCAATTGCGGACGGGCATGACCATCACCGGCATGAGCCGGGACGTGTCTTGGGGGCTGTATATCTCGCAATTCACCTATTTTGTCGGTGTGGCGGCTTCGGCCGTCATGCTGGTGCTGCCCGCCTATTTCCACCACTATGTAAAATTCAAGCGCATGATTATTTTCGGTGAATTTATGGCCGTGGCGGCCGTGGTCATGTGCGCCCTGTTTATTGTGGTTGATATGGGCCAGCCACAGCGCTTGCTGAACGTCATACTCCATCCCGCGCCGAATTCCGTCATGTTTTATGATATGTTGGTGCTTATCGGCTATCTCATGCTGAACATCGTTATCGGCTGGGTCACCCTGGAAGCGGAACGTCTGGGCGTGGAACCGCCCAAATGGATCAAGCCCCTCATCTATCTCTCCATTCTTTGGGCTTTTTCCATCCACACTGTTACGGCGTTCCTGTATGCCGGCGTACCCGGCCGGCATTACTGGCTTACCGCCATCATGGCGGCGCGCTTCCTTTCCTCGGCATTCTGTTCCGGCCCGGCCATTTTGCTGCTGCTGGTCTTTCTTACGCGCCGGCTCACAGGCTTTGACCCCGGCAAAGATGCCGTCAAAACCCTTTCCACAATCATTGTCTATGCCATGTGCATAAATGTTTTTTTCTATCTGCTTGAACTATTTACCGCCTTCTACAGCAATATTCCGGGCCATCAGGAGCCCATCTCCTTCCTCTTTACGGGGCACGGCGGACACCTTGCTTGGGTGAGCCGCTGGATGTGGGCCGCGGTGGCGATGGCCTTTCTTTCCCTTGCGCTGCTGATCCCCCCGTCGTTACGCAACAATCACGCCCTGCTGCCTTTCGCGCTTGCCATGCTGGTGGCGGCGACCTGGATTGACAAGGGCCTCGGGCTTCTGATCGGCGGTTTTACGCCGAATATGTATGAAACCATCACTCCCTATATGCCGACATTCAGGGAAACAGCCGTCACATTTGGCATTTATGCAGTCGGCGCTCTGGTGTTGTCCCTGTTGTGGAAGATCGCTCTCGGGGTCAAACAGGAAGCCAACAACTTCGGCGACTGA
- a CDS encoding heavy metal translocating P-type ATPase translates to MSVKDSLFFKAPCCSDRVPAQGRKASRLAGVEQGAKAFSRKRWLLRAGFSVGAAFFAVGMLADFAYPYNLVIFLAAYLLAGGEVLFRAVKNISGGQVFDENFLMSVATIGAFAVGEYPEGVAVMLFYQVGEAFQEIAVSRSRKSISALMDIRPDFANLKIGSDVRRVTPDEVAVGDCIVVGPGEKVPLDGVVVEGRSALDTSALTGEALPKDVAPGCGALSGSINKNGLLTIEVSREFGESTVSKILDLARNAADRKSATEHFITKFARYYTPAVVFAAFALAFVPPLLAPGAQFADWINRALVFFVASCPCALVISIPLTFFAGIGGASRSGILIKGGNYLEALTNVDTVVFDKTGTLTKGVFTVTRAEALNGWTKDELLCFAAHAESHSTHPIALSIQKAWKGEIDAQKIADYEEIAGQGVRVWINGKTALAGSGGLLDADAVARPDVDALGTVVYLAADGICAGYIVISDEVRADSRQAIRDIESLGARRIVMLTGDSRSAGETTARELGIDAVYSELLPHQKVERLEVLAKSKIGRGKVVFVGDGINDAPVLARSDVGVAMGGVGSDAAIEAADVVLMTDEPSKLISAVRIAKKTRSVVRQNIVFALCVKAVVLALGAMGIATMWAAVFGDVGVSVLAVCNAMRALTFPRGVFLTRRGAQSPKLLASCLTPRAIFHNRDNTRAPTA, encoded by the coding sequence ATGTCCGTGAAAGACAGTCTGTTTTTTAAGGCTCCCTGCTGCTCGGACCGTGTCCCCGCGCAAGGGAGAAAGGCCAGCAGGCTGGCAGGCGTGGAGCAGGGCGCGAAGGCTTTCTCCCGGAAGCGATGGCTGCTTCGCGCTGGGTTCAGCGTCGGCGCGGCGTTTTTTGCAGTCGGAATGCTTGCTGATTTTGCGTACCCGTATAATCTTGTCATATTTCTTGCCGCGTATTTGCTGGCGGGCGGTGAAGTTCTGTTCCGTGCTGTGAAAAATATTTCCGGCGGACAGGTGTTTGATGAAAATTTTCTTATGAGCGTTGCGACCATCGGAGCTTTTGCCGTCGGGGAGTATCCGGAAGGCGTGGCTGTGATGCTATTTTATCAAGTTGGTGAGGCATTCCAGGAGATTGCTGTCAGTCGTTCACGCAAATCCATATCCGCGCTGATGGATATCCGCCCTGATTTCGCCAATCTGAAAATCGGGAGCGACGTGCGCAGGGTCACTCCGGATGAGGTCGCCGTTGGAGACTGTATCGTTGTCGGGCCGGGCGAAAAGGTTCCGCTGGATGGTGTTGTCGTGGAAGGGCGTTCCGCGCTGGATACGTCTGCGTTGACGGGCGAAGCCTTGCCGAAGGACGTTGCGCCCGGCTGCGGGGCGCTTTCCGGCTCCATCAACAAAAACGGCCTGCTGACCATTGAGGTTTCCAGAGAGTTCGGCGAATCCACTGTTTCAAAAATACTTGATCTGGCGCGAAACGCCGCCGACAGGAAATCCGCAACAGAGCATTTTATCACGAAATTCGCGCGGTATTACACGCCCGCTGTCGTATTCGCGGCTTTTGCTCTGGCGTTTGTTCCGCCATTGCTCGCGCCGGGCGCACAGTTTGCCGACTGGATAAATCGCGCGCTTGTGTTTTTTGTGGCGTCCTGTCCCTGTGCGTTGGTCATTTCCATTCCACTCACTTTTTTTGCCGGCATCGGCGGCGCGTCCCGAAGCGGCATACTCATCAAGGGCGGCAACTATCTTGAAGCCCTTACCAATGTGGACACAGTGGTGTTTGATAAAACAGGCACGCTGACAAAGGGCGTTTTTACCGTGACGCGGGCGGAAGCGCTGAACGGCTGGACAAAGGATGAACTGCTTTGCTTTGCCGCTCATGCCGAAAGCCATTCCACCCATCCCATTGCTCTCTCCATACAAAAAGCCTGGAAAGGGGAGATTGACGCGCAAAAAATCGCCGATTATGAGGAAATTGCCGGGCAGGGCGTTCGCGTTTGGATAAACGGCAAAACAGCGCTGGCCGGCAGCGGCGGGCTGCTTGACGCGGACGCTGTTGCCCGCCCTGACGTTGATGCTCTTGGGACTGTCGTGTATCTTGCCGCTGATGGAATTTGCGCCGGGTATATCGTGATTTCAGACGAGGTCAGGGCCGACAGCCGACAGGCGATCAGGGACATTGAAAGCCTCGGAGCCAGGCGTATCGTCATGCTGACAGGAGACAGCAGGTCTGCCGGCGAAACAACGGCGCGGGAGCTTGGGATTGACGCTGTTTATAGCGAATTGCTGCCTCACCAAAAGGTTGAACGGCTGGAAGTGCTGGCAAAATCTAAAATCGGCAGGGGCAAGGTGGTGTTTGTGGGTGACGGCATCAATGATGCGCCGGTTCTGGCGCGCAGCGATGTAGGCGTCGCCATGGGTGGTGTGGGCTCTGACGCGGCGATTGAAGCTGCTGACGTCGTTCTGATGACAGACGAACCGTCAAAGCTGATTTCGGCTGTCCGCATTGCCAAAAAAACGCGCTCTGTTGTCCGGCAGAATATCGTTTTTGCGCTCTGCGTCAAGGCGGTTGTTCTGGCGCTGGGCGCAATGGGCATTGCAACGATGTGGGCGGCTGTGTTCGGCGACGTCGGCGTGTCTGTCCTTGCCGTTTGCAACGCCATGCGCGCCTTGACATTTCCGCGCGGGGTTTTTCTGACACGACGCGGTGCTCAGTCGCCGAAGTTGTTGGCTTCCTGTTTGACCCCGAGAGCGATCTTCCACAACAGGGACAACACCAGAGCGCCGACTGCATAA
- a CDS encoding ArsR/SmtB family transcription factor: MSAYAVDLDRCDCNTIHEEVVAGARVRMPEEEILLELADLFKVFSDSTRVKILCALQYSEMCVCDIAVLLGMTKSAISHQLRSLRQTRLVKCRRDGKVVYYSLDDEHVGNIFAQGVLHVRERQSVF; this comes from the coding sequence ATGAGCGCGTATGCTGTTGATCTTGACAGATGTGATTGCAACACCATCCATGAAGAAGTCGTCGCCGGGGCGCGGGTGCGGATGCCGGAAGAAGAAATTCTGCTGGAATTGGCCGACCTGTTCAAGGTGTTCAGCGATTCCACGCGGGTGAAAATTCTTTGCGCTCTGCAGTATTCGGAAATGTGCGTGTGCGATATAGCCGTTCTTCTGGGAATGACGAAATCGGCAATTTCCCATCAGCTCCGGTCGCTTCGGCAAACCAGGCTCGTCAAATGTCGCCGGGACGGCAAGGTTGTTTATTACTCTCTGGACGATGAACATGTCGGCAATATTTTTGCGCAGGGGGTGCTGCATGTCCGTGAAAGACAGTCTGTTTTTTAA
- a CDS encoding HD domain-containing protein has product MQNAIREAIAICKILLRNGYDAYVINAPLQEQLLKKTRQSSVDIAIACEPDADMLAKLFPRIRREAEKRALAEMEENGLTFRFYPLEIADAAHPELSILRITPCMTSLMDPKTRLQLRLTDFGSPPPSGDAYDGFKNFGEGAVQLTGLPDETLRHNYLLAIRALRFAANFDIPIEPNTWLAIVRAATRVLDYVALTDIMNEWRKVAAESLYRFVRLLHDAHILQGLIPEVAALSCIRQQRNDDGEVESVFDHTLNCVRLYPEENFHYDWLGAMAMLFHDVGKLYTGEFFDGQWTFYQHHRVGAKVTRKILRRLHFNAEDIDLLCHLVNNHMRFHFMLTDRGIRRFKSLDEYPRLIAMTRADMCARDGGCTSFNHNMKYLDRAETPEQMLEPLLNGNEIMDETNLAPGPQVGIIREALLQAQIAGDVTDRESALRFVRSHARRSAKQPPFTTACTLPR; this is encoded by the coding sequence ATGCAAAATGCGATCAGGGAAGCCATTGCGATTTGTAAAATACTGCTGCGTAACGGCTATGACGCGTATGTGATCAACGCTCCGCTGCAGGAACAACTGCTGAAGAAAACGCGCCAGTCGTCTGTGGATATCGCTATCGCCTGCGAGCCGGACGCGGACATGCTGGCCAAACTTTTCCCAAGAATTCGCAGGGAAGCGGAAAAACGTGCTCTGGCCGAAATGGAAGAAAACGGCCTGACTTTTCGTTTCTATCCGCTTGAAATTGCGGACGCAGCTCACCCGGAACTCTCAATCCTGCGTATCACTCCCTGCATGACAAGCCTGATGGACCCGAAAACCCGCCTGCAATTGCGGCTGACGGATTTCGGCAGCCCGCCGCCGAGCGGCGACGCCTACGACGGCTTTAAAAATTTCGGGGAAGGCGCGGTGCAGCTTACCGGCCTGCCGGACGAAACCCTGCGCCACAACTACCTGCTGGCTATCCGGGCCTTACGCTTTGCGGCCAATTTCGACATACCCATTGAGCCCAACACATGGCTTGCCATCGTGCGCGCGGCGACACGCGTGCTGGACTATGTGGCCTTGACAGATATCATGAACGAATGGCGCAAGGTGGCCGCCGAATCTCTGTACCGTTTCGTGCGGTTGCTCCATGACGCGCATATACTGCAAGGTCTGATTCCCGAGGTGGCCGCGCTTTCCTGCATACGCCAGCAGCGCAACGACGACGGAGAGGTGGAAAGCGTTTTTGATCACACACTCAACTGCGTGCGTCTTTACCCGGAAGAAAATTTTCATTACGACTGGCTCGGCGCTATGGCCATGCTGTTTCATGACGTGGGCAAACTCTATACGGGTGAATTTTTCGACGGACAGTGGACGTTTTATCAGCACCACAGGGTCGGCGCCAAGGTGACGCGCAAAATTCTGCGACGGCTGCACTTCAATGCGGAAGACATTGACCTGCTCTGCCACCTTGTGAACAATCACATGCGCTTTCATTTTATGCTGACGGACAGGGGCATACGCCGCTTCAAAAGTCTTGACGAATACCCACGTCTGATCGCCATGACGCGGGCGGACATGTGCGCCCGCGACGGCGGCTGCACCTCTTTCAATCACAATATGAAATATCTGGACAGAGCGGAAACACCGGAACAGATGCTCGAACCCCTCCTTAACGGCAATGAAATCATGGACGAAACCAATCTGGCCCCCGGCCCGCAGGTCGGCATTATCCGCGAGGCCCTGCTGCAGGCGCAGATTGCCGGAGACGTGACGGACAGGGAGTCGGCCCTACGCTTTGTACGGAGCCATGCACGCCGTTCAGCAAAACAGCCGCCCTTCACAACCGCATGTACATTGCCGCGCTGA
- a CDS encoding TlyA family RNA methyltransferase: MTVRRRADHLLFEQGLTESREQAARLIMAGKVVMAPAVGEDAPRLQNAPGPASVAKPGHSYPEGTRFVLLENEPYVSRGAYKLLTFLDALRLDVRGFVCLDAGASTGGFTDCLLQRDAARVYAVDVGCNQLHEKLRRDARVVSLEGVNLRCAAPDLIPEPVDMVTVDLSFISLTLVLPSCMFWLKDGGRMAVLIKPQFELGPGETVRGVVRDEAARRRAVEKIVTFCITALALVCDDVLPAAVKGAKGNQEYMALFTR, encoded by the coding sequence GTGACTGTTCGCCGGCGTGCTGATCATCTGCTTTTTGAACAGGGTCTGACGGAAAGTCGCGAGCAGGCCGCGCGCCTGATTATGGCCGGGAAAGTCGTCATGGCTCCGGCAGTTGGTGAAGACGCGCCCCGTTTGCAGAATGCCCCCGGGCCGGCGTCTGTGGCAAAGCCGGGACATTCCTATCCTGAGGGAACGAGATTTGTGCTGCTGGAGAATGAGCCCTATGTAAGCCGCGGCGCCTATAAACTGTTGACGTTTCTTGATGCGCTGCGGCTCGACGTGCGGGGTTTTGTCTGTCTTGACGCGGGAGCCTCCACCGGGGGCTTTACCGACTGCCTGTTGCAGCGTGATGCGGCGCGTGTGTATGCCGTGGATGTCGGGTGCAATCAGCTGCACGAAAAATTGCGGCGGGACGCGAGGGTGGTCAGTCTGGAGGGCGTCAATCTGCGTTGCGCGGCGCCTGATCTGATCCCTGAACCGGTGGATATGGTGACGGTGGATCTTTCTTTTATTTCTTTAACGCTTGTTCTGCCGTCCTGTATGTTCTGGCTGAAAGACGGCGGGCGTATGGCCGTTTTGATCAAACCGCAGTTTGAACTGGGACCGGGCGAAACAGTCAGGGGCGTTGTGCGTGATGAAGCAGCAAGGCGGCGCGCGGTGGAGAAGATTGTGACATTCTGTATCACCGCGCTTGCTCTAGTCTGTGACGACGTGCTGCCCGCGGCCGTCAAGGGCGCTAAGGGCAATCAGGAATATATGGCGCTGTTTACGCGATAA